The Chloroflexota bacterium genomic sequence GCCACCTGCGTGATCGACTGCAGCCCCAGGTCCGGCCGGTGGTAGTCCTTGCCCTCCGCCTTCAGCGCCTGCACCAGCGACGTCAGGTGCGACCGCACACCGCCCGCGCCGAGCAGGCCCGTCGTGATGGGCATCATGTCCCACTTGGCCGCCAACTGCATCGTCTCGACGCTGGTGCCCGCCACCCACAGCTTGGGGTGCGGCTTCTGCAGCGGCTTCGGCCATACCGTAGTCGGGTGATTGACCTTCACGAACTCGCCGTCGTACGTGAACGACTCGTCCTGCGTCCACGCCTTCACCATGACGTCCAGCGACTCCAGGAAGATCTGCCGCGAGTCCGGCAAGTCGATATCGAAGCGAGACATCTCGTGCGGCTGGTAGCCGCGCCCGATGCCGCAGATGAAGCGACCGCCGCTCAGGTTGTCGAGCACCGCCACCTCCTCGGCGAGGCGAAGCGGGTTCCAGATCGGCAGCACCAGAACGGCCGTCGCGATCTGCAGCCACTTCGTGCGCTCGGCGATCGCCATCGCCTGCAGCAGCGGCGCGGGCGAGTTGCCGTAGTTGGAGAAGTGGTGCTCCGCCACAAGCACGTAGTCAAACCCCATCTCCTCCGACAGTTGTATCTGTTCCATACCCTCTTCAAAGAGGGTTTTCCAGTCCCTGACCTCCGGGTTGGGCCACTCGTAGAACAGGCCGAATTTCATACCAAGACCCCTTCATGGCAATGGGATTGCTCAAGTGTGTGCGCCGCGCGCGGGGGTGTCAACGTGCGGGAGTCAGGGACGCTTGTACCCACCCCGCCCCACCCCCGCGCCGAGGTGCTATCATGCGCCCACAGCGCGAAAGGAGGGCA encodes the following:
- a CDS encoding LLM class flavin-dependent oxidoreductase — protein: MKFGLFYEWPNPEVRDWKTLFEEGMEQIQLSEEMGFDYVLVAEHHFSNYGNSPAPLLQAMAIAERTKWLQIATAVLVLPIWNPLRLAEEVAVLDNLSGGRFICGIGRGYQPHEMSRFDIDLPDSRQIFLESLDVMVKAWTQDESFTYDGEFVKVNHPTTVWPKPLQKPHPKLWVAGTSVETMQLAAKWDMMPITTGLLGAGGVRSHLTSLVQALKAEGKDYHRPDLGLQSITQVAPTMDEALEELHHARWQIRAGRALNRLEVTDGRVASGPFAGELDETQLQESLFFGDPDTIVAKFQKAAELGVTHVSNWMMFGNIPHEKVMRSIRLMGEHVIPALKDVEPPMSLYDELVDLPPVTSAELQAARFRGPSPSDVT